One stretch of Nocardia mangyaensis DNA includes these proteins:
- a CDS encoding ROK family protein: MTVLALDIGATKFAVAVVESDFRLRDVRRAAVTADDPWAHCRALLLAVAGDNLVTAIGIGSAGPIEVADGVASPLNIPRWRDGFAIVEHVRALFPAAVVRFAIDGACLALAEHRIGGLRGVRNGLALTVSSGVGGGIIADGRVLLGRTGNAGHLGHIVVPGDDTPCACGGFGCVEAVASGMSSVRWARGRGWSGETGVELAEAAGRGDPIALDALARAGTALGQAISSASALLDVDRVVIGGGFAHSGAPLWDPLRAAVDRHARLAFTRGLTVELSALSEGATLVGAGVLAVEAASI, translated from the coding sequence ATGACCGTGCTGGCGCTCGACATCGGGGCGACCAAATTCGCTGTGGCAGTAGTCGAATCGGACTTCCGGCTACGCGACGTGCGCCGGGCGGCGGTCACCGCCGACGACCCGTGGGCACACTGCCGAGCACTGCTGCTCGCTGTGGCGGGCGACAACCTGGTAACCGCCATCGGCATCGGCTCGGCCGGGCCGATCGAGGTGGCCGACGGGGTGGCGAGCCCGTTGAACATCCCGCGGTGGCGCGACGGCTTCGCGATCGTCGAACACGTCAGGGCGCTGTTCCCGGCCGCCGTGGTGCGGTTCGCGATCGACGGCGCCTGCCTGGCGCTGGCCGAACATCGCATCGGGGGGCTGCGCGGGGTGCGCAACGGGCTGGCGCTGACCGTGTCCTCCGGTGTCGGCGGCGGGATCATCGCCGACGGGCGCGTGTTGCTCGGGCGAACCGGAAACGCGGGACACCTCGGGCACATCGTCGTGCCCGGCGACGACACTCCCTGCGCCTGCGGCGGATTCGGGTGCGTGGAGGCGGTGGCCAGTGGGATGTCATCGGTGCGCTGGGCGCGTGGTCGCGGCTGGTCCGGCGAGACCGGCGTCGAACTGGCCGAGGCGGCCGGGCGGGGCGACCCGATCGCGCTCGACGCGCTGGCCCGTGCGGGAACCGCGCTGGGACAAGCGATTTCCTCGGCATCGGCGCTGCTGGATGTGGACCGGGTGGTGATCGGCGGCGGCTTCGCGCACTCGGGCGCGCCGCTGTGGGATCCGCTGCGTGCCGCCGTCGACCGGCACGCGCGCCTCGCGTTCACCCGTGGGCTCACGGTGGAGCTGTCGGCACTGAGCGAGGGCGCCACGCTCGTCGGTGCCGGTGTGCTCGCGGTCGAGGCGGCGTCGATCTGA
- a CDS encoding lipase family protein, with protein sequence MSKIVVLVVSLLTLGLFAAPANANPLYPTPDPDPFFTAPSDIGELAPGDVVRKRRIDTFLYPGTEGWQVAFRSTNSAGNAIMGVTTVLLPIGVQNPPLVSYQALINSIGTRCNPSQSLFNGELQDAPGAMLPLQRGWAISVPDYLGPTVAYGAAKLSGMITLDSVRAVQKVAELGVSTSPVALAGYSGGGMATAWAGALQPTYAPELELAAVVAGGIPADLELMADALGFAPHPGFGLAFAAAMGIEREYPERVPVSDSLNEDGLWFREFTKDACRRFLLFHGLARNAEQMAASKDLMTSEVARGVLRENSLVHFTGAPTAPTYIWQGRYDTLTPWEPVARSVAHFCSKGAPVNMVTVEISEHMTAAAAGFVDAWNYVESRFRDEPVPTNC encoded by the coding sequence GTGTCGAAAATCGTTGTTCTGGTGGTGAGCCTGCTGACGCTCGGCTTGTTCGCCGCACCCGCAAATGCGAACCCGTTGTACCCCACCCCCGATCCGGATCCGTTCTTCACGGCGCCCAGTGACATCGGCGAGCTGGCGCCCGGTGACGTCGTGCGGAAGCGCCGTATCGATACCTTCCTCTACCCCGGCACCGAAGGCTGGCAGGTGGCGTTCCGCTCGACCAACTCGGCGGGCAACGCGATCATGGGCGTCACCACCGTGCTGCTGCCGATCGGCGTGCAGAATCCGCCGCTGGTGTCGTACCAGGCGCTGATCAACTCCATCGGCACCCGCTGCAACCCCTCGCAGTCGCTGTTCAACGGCGAACTGCAGGACGCGCCCGGCGCCATGCTGCCCTTGCAGCGCGGCTGGGCCATCTCGGTGCCGGACTACCTCGGTCCGACCGTCGCCTATGGCGCGGCCAAGCTCAGCGGCATGATCACCCTCGACAGTGTGCGGGCGGTGCAAAAGGTGGCCGAACTGGGCGTCAGCACCTCACCGGTGGCGCTCGCCGGGTACTCCGGCGGCGGCATGGCCACCGCGTGGGCGGGTGCGTTGCAGCCCACCTACGCGCCGGAGCTGGAACTCGCGGCCGTGGTGGCCGGTGGCATCCCCGCCGATCTCGAACTGATGGCCGACGCGCTCGGCTTCGCCCCGCACCCCGGCTTCGGCCTGGCCTTCGCCGCCGCGATGGGCATCGAGCGGGAGTACCCCGAACGGGTACCGGTCTCGGATTCGCTCAACGAGGACGGCCTGTGGTTCCGCGAGTTCACCAAGGACGCGTGCCGCCGCTTCCTGCTGTTCCACGGCCTGGCGCGCAACGCCGAACAGATGGCGGCGTCGAAGGATCTGATGACCAGCGAGGTCGCCCGCGGCGTGCTGCGCGAGAACAGCCTGGTCCACTTCACCGGTGCCCCCACCGCGCCGACCTACATCTGGCAGGGTCGTTATGACACCCTCACCCCGTGGGAGCCGGTGGCCCGGAGCGTCGCCCACTTCTGCTCGAAGGGCGCCCCGGTCAACATGGTCACCGTGGAGATCTCCGAACACATGACCGCCGCCGCGGCGGGCTTCGTCGACGCGTGGAACTACGTCGAGTCCCGCTTCCGCGACGAACCGGTCCCGACGAACTGCTGA
- a CDS encoding YbjN domain-containing protein, with the protein MSAVSQVIDETLRDREIEYTRHGDDTFIAVLPGERKLTTTVMLTVGKHGVRIESFVCRKPDENFEGVYKYLLRRNRRLYGVAYTLDNVGDIYLVGRMSAESVTPDELDRVFGQTLEAVDNDFNTLLELGFAESIRREWKWRVSRGESLKNLRAFEHMIDDADKP; encoded by the coding sequence GTGAGCGCCGTATCGCAGGTGATCGACGAGACGCTGCGCGATCGCGAGATCGAATACACCCGCCACGGCGACGACACCTTCATCGCCGTGCTGCCGGGCGAGCGCAAACTCACGACCACGGTGATGCTGACCGTCGGCAAGCACGGCGTGCGGATCGAATCGTTCGTCTGCCGCAAGCCCGACGAGAACTTCGAAGGCGTCTACAAATACCTGCTGCGCCGCAACCGCCGCCTGTACGGCGTGGCCTACACCCTCGACAACGTCGGCGACATCTACCTCGTCGGCCGCATGTCGGCCGAATCGGTGACCCCCGACGAACTCGACCGCGTCTTCGGCCAGACCCTCGAAGCCGTCGACAACGACTTCAACACCTTGCTCGAACTAGGCTTCGCCGAATCCATCCGCAGGGAATGGAAATGGCGCGTCTCGCGCGGGGAATCCCTGAAGAACCTGCGCGCCTTCGAGCACATGATCGACGACGCCGACAAGCCATGA
- the mshA gene encoding D-inositol-3-phosphate glycosyltransferase → MVGGVAACTLESVSERRSELLPHRIAVLSVHTSPLAQPGTGDAGGMNVYVLNTAIELARRGTEVEIFTRATSSELPPVAEAAPGVLVRHVVAGPFEGLDKHELPTQLCPFTAEVLRQEARHLPGHYDLVHSHYWLSGQVGWLSRDRWRVPLVHTAHTLAAVKNAALAEGDTPEPETRVIGEKQVIAEADRLVANTGDEARQLVDLYGADAHRIDVVPPGADLTRYRPGDKRAARAAMGLRADEQIVAFVGRIQPLKAPDVLVRAAAELLRREPSRRLRVLIVGGPSGTGLARPDALIELAADLGIADRVTFLPPQPADRLVQVYRAADVVAVPSYNESFGLVAIEAQASGTPVLAADVGGLGTAVRHGESGLLVPGHRTPEWADALAALLDDPARLARMGATAVEHAERFSWAHTAEGLLDSYAAAMAEFRAQRGPIALLAGDTGQARSQALWRRRTGVRR, encoded by the coding sequence ATGGTCGGCGGCGTCGCGGCGTGCACACTGGAGAGTGTGAGTGAGCGTCGTTCGGAACTTTTGCCACACCGCATCGCGGTGCTCTCGGTGCATACCTCACCCCTGGCCCAGCCCGGCACCGGCGACGCGGGCGGCATGAACGTCTACGTGCTCAACACCGCCATCGAACTGGCCCGACGAGGCACCGAGGTGGAGATCTTCACCCGCGCGACCTCCTCCGAACTGCCCCCGGTCGCCGAAGCCGCGCCGGGTGTGCTCGTTCGCCACGTCGTCGCCGGCCCCTTCGAGGGTCTGGACAAACACGAACTGCCCACCCAGCTGTGCCCGTTCACCGCCGAGGTCCTGCGCCAGGAGGCCAGGCACCTGCCCGGCCACTACGACCTCGTGCACTCGCACTACTGGCTCTCCGGCCAGGTCGGCTGGCTCTCGCGCGACCGCTGGCGGGTACCGCTGGTGCACACCGCGCACACCCTCGCCGCGGTGAAGAACGCCGCGCTCGCCGAGGGCGACACCCCCGAACCCGAGACCAGGGTGATCGGGGAGAAGCAGGTGATCGCCGAGGCCGACCGGCTCGTCGCCAACACCGGTGACGAAGCCCGTCAGCTCGTCGACCTCTACGGCGCCGACGCCCACCGCATCGATGTGGTGCCGCCCGGCGCCGACCTGACCCGCTACCGCCCCGGCGACAAGCGCGCCGCCCGCGCCGCGATGGGTCTGCGCGCCGACGAGCAGATCGTCGCGTTCGTCGGCCGGATCCAGCCGCTCAAGGCGCCGGACGTGCTCGTGCGGGCCGCCGCCGAACTGCTGCGCCGCGAGCCGAGCCGCAGGCTGCGCGTACTCATCGTCGGCGGGCCTTCCGGCACCGGGCTGGCCCGGCCGGACGCGCTCATCGAACTGGCCGCCGACCTCGGCATCGCCGACCGGGTCACCTTCCTGCCGCCCCAACCCGCCGACCGCCTCGTGCAGGTCTACCGCGCGGCCGACGTCGTCGCCGTGCCCAGCTACAACGAATCCTTCGGCCTGGTCGCCATCGAGGCGCAAGCCAGCGGCACGCCGGTGCTCGCCGCCGACGTCGGCGGCCTCGGCACCGCCGTGCGCCACGGCGAATCCGGTCTGCTCGTCCCCGGCCATCGCACTCCCGAGTGGGCCGACGCGCTGGCCGCCCTGCTCGACGACCCGGCCCGGCTGGCCCGCATGGGCGCCACCGCGGTCGAACACGCCGAGCGCTTCTCCTGGGCGCACACCGCCGAGGGACTGCTCGACAGCTACGCTGCCGCGATGGCCGAATTCCGGGCCCAACGTGGCCCGATCGCCCTGCTCGCGGGCGATACCGGCCAGGCCAGATCACAGGCGCTGTGGCGGCGCCGGACAGGAGTACGACGGTGA
- a CDS encoding MMPL family transporter → MSRWADFVVVRRYAVLGAVVAALLALGGYGLGLGDRLSADGWDDPGSDSVRAGHIRTEAFGRDHSADVLLLFHAPDGRTVDDPVFAEAVVAHLNRLPRAHPAEIDRVNGAYWPTETGVAQPAMFGTDDHRHAFAALSLRGEDNTTLLRNYRAVRDDLASPGLTMEVAGGQVVAGTLTDTMATDQRRMELIALPVVAVLLFLVFGGVIAAALPLLAGGLTVLGAWGIIRAITQVTEVNSFVAPVVSMIGLGLAIDYGLFVVSRFREELDDGREVADAVRRTVLTAGHTVLASATIVIAAAATILLFPHGFLRSFAYGTIVTITLAALTALTVLPALLAILGARVDALGWRRLASTAHPPRAARGAESVGVSDREGPARGSDLGKGSLWWRLAGLVMRHPRAVALSVCAGLLVLVAPIGGLAFGSVSERYLPPDNGTRLAQQHFDELFPLRRADPIRLVFVSGDPLAVGAVWAAANDAPGLAGPFGVPARGTQRTEVFATEAALSDPTDARATVDYLRGLAVPPGTTMLVGGEPVIGQDSVDALVDRLPLMILAVLLVTTALLVWAFGSWVLPIKAALCNALGLGATLGILTWIFVDGHGAQLLNFTPQPIMALLLVVIVAVIYGLSTDYEVFLLSRIVEARAAGASTADAVREGTVRTGRIITAAALVLLVVTGAFAFSELLMMQYIAYGMVAALLIDATVLRLLLVPALMTWLGECCWWRPSWPKIARGDDADRAGSVSSHA, encoded by the coding sequence GTGAGCCGATGGGCGGACTTCGTCGTCGTCCGGCGATACGCCGTCCTCGGCGCGGTGGTCGCCGCGTTGCTCGCGCTCGGCGGCTACGGACTCGGGCTCGGCGACCGGCTCAGCGCCGACGGCTGGGACGATCCCGGTTCGGACTCGGTGCGCGCCGGGCACATTCGGACCGAGGCCTTCGGACGTGACCACTCCGCCGACGTGTTGCTGCTTTTCCACGCACCTGACGGCCGCACCGTCGACGATCCGGTCTTCGCCGAAGCCGTTGTCGCGCATCTGAACCGGCTGCCCCGCGCACACCCCGCCGAGATCGACCGTGTGAACGGCGCGTACTGGCCCACCGAAACCGGTGTGGCCCAACCGGCGATGTTCGGCACCGACGATCACCGGCACGCCTTCGCGGCGCTCTCCTTGCGCGGCGAGGACAACACCACGCTGCTGCGCAACTACCGCGCGGTCCGCGACGACCTCGCTTCCCCCGGCCTGACGATGGAGGTGGCCGGTGGGCAGGTGGTGGCGGGCACCCTCACCGACACCATGGCCACCGACCAGCGGCGCATGGAACTGATCGCGCTCCCGGTGGTGGCGGTACTGCTGTTCCTGGTGTTCGGCGGGGTGATCGCGGCCGCCCTGCCGCTGCTGGCAGGCGGGCTCACCGTGCTCGGCGCGTGGGGCATCATCCGGGCCATCACCCAGGTGACCGAGGTGAACTCCTTTGTCGCCCCGGTGGTGTCGATGATCGGCCTCGGATTGGCCATCGACTACGGGCTTTTCGTGGTCAGCCGGTTTCGGGAGGAGCTGGACGACGGTCGCGAAGTGGCCGACGCGGTCCGCCGCACAGTCCTCACCGCCGGACACACCGTCCTCGCGTCCGCGACGATCGTGATCGCCGCGGCGGCGACGATCCTGCTGTTCCCCCACGGCTTCCTGCGTTCGTTCGCCTACGGCACCATCGTCACGATCACCCTCGCGGCGCTCACCGCCCTCACCGTGCTCCCCGCGCTGTTGGCGATACTCGGCGCTCGCGTCGACGCCCTCGGGTGGCGCCGGCTCGCCTCGACAGCGCACCCCCCGCGCGCAGCTCGCGGTGCGGAATCGGTCGGGGTGTCGGATCGTGAGGGGCCGGCGCGGGGCTCGGATCTGGGCAAGGGATCGCTGTGGTGGCGCCTTGCGGGGTTGGTGATGCGACATCCTCGGGCGGTCGCGCTCTCGGTGTGTGCCGGGCTGCTCGTGCTGGTGGCACCGATCGGGGGGTTGGCGTTCGGGAGTGTGAGCGAGCGGTATCTGCCGCCGGACAACGGGACTCGGCTGGCCCAGCAGCACTTCGACGAGCTGTTTCCGTTGCGTCGGGCCGATCCGATTCGGCTGGTGTTCGTCTCCGGCGATCCGCTCGCGGTGGGTGCGGTGTGGGCCGCGGCCAACGATGCGCCGGGGCTGGCCGGGCCGTTCGGGGTACCCGCGCGCGGGACGCAGCGGACCGAGGTGTTCGCCACCGAGGCCGCGCTCAGTGATCCCACCGACGCCCGCGCCACCGTCGACTACCTGCGCGGTCTCGCGGTACCGCCGGGAACCACGATGCTGGTCGGCGGGGAACCGGTCATCGGGCAGGACAGTGTCGACGCGTTGGTCGACCGACTGCCCCTGATGATCCTCGCGGTCCTGCTCGTCACGACCGCCCTGCTGGTGTGGGCCTTCGGCTCCTGGGTGCTGCCGATCAAGGCGGCGTTGTGCAATGCGCTCGGACTGGGCGCGACGCTGGGCATCCTCACCTGGATCTTCGTCGACGGGCACGGCGCGCAGCTGCTGAACTTCACCCCCCAGCCGATCATGGCGCTGCTGCTGGTGGTGATCGTCGCGGTGATCTACGGGCTGTCCACCGACTACGAGGTGTTCCTGCTGTCGCGGATCGTGGAGGCCCGCGCCGCGGGGGCGAGCACCGCCGACGCCGTGCGCGAGGGGACGGTCCGCACCGGACGCATCATCACCGCCGCTGCCCTGGTGCTGCTGGTGGTGACCGGGGCGTTCGCGTTCTCCGAGCTGCTGATGATGCAGTACATCGCCTACGGCATGGTGGCCGCGCTGCTCATCGACGCCACGGTGCTGCGCCTGCTGCTCGTCCCCGCGCTGATGACCTGGCTGGGCGAGTGCTGCTGGTGGCGACCGTCATGGCCGAAAATCGCTCGCGGTGACGACGCCGATCGGGCAGGCTCGGTGTCGAGCCACGCGTGA
- a CDS encoding alpha/beta hydrolase yields MSGRAVCARIVAAIALAVAALGAAPAATAAPAAWIDDLRHEPDRTIDVGVYSPAMDIVTRVRVLRAADPKAPAPTLYLLNGVGGGSDGNWLDRTDVVEFFKDKQVNVVIPFGGAGSYFADWRADDPVLGKQRWTTFLTKELPPVIDAEFGGNGANAIAGLSMAGTSVFQLALAEPGLYRAIGSYSGCVRTSDPRGQAIVRTVVGSRLGNAANMWGPPTDPAWSANDPYLHAEALRGTEVYISSGTGIPGPFDTIDAQGDPMQLTYQLLFGASLEAVTNLCTHQLRDRLQSLGIPATVDLRPTGTHSWGYWEEDLHKSWPVFEAALAR; encoded by the coding sequence ATGTCTGGTCGAGCAGTGTGCGCTCGAATCGTCGCCGCCATCGCCCTCGCGGTGGCCGCGCTGGGGGCGGCCCCCGCCGCGACCGCGGCACCCGCCGCCTGGATCGACGACCTGCGCCACGAGCCCGACCGCACGATCGATGTCGGCGTGTACTCGCCCGCCATGGACATCGTCACCCGGGTGCGGGTGCTGCGCGCCGCCGACCCGAAAGCGCCGGCGCCCACGCTGTATCTGCTCAACGGGGTCGGTGGCGGCAGTGACGGGAACTGGCTCGATCGCACCGATGTGGTCGAGTTCTTCAAGGACAAGCAGGTCAACGTGGTGATCCCGTTCGGGGGAGCGGGCAGCTACTTCGCCGACTGGCGGGCCGACGATCCGGTGCTCGGCAAACAGCGCTGGACCACCTTCCTCACCAAGGAGTTGCCCCCGGTGATCGATGCCGAATTCGGCGGCAACGGCGCCAATGCCATCGCGGGACTGTCGATGGCGGGCACCTCGGTGTTCCAGCTCGCCCTCGCCGAACCGGGGCTGTACCGGGCGATCGGCTCCTACTCCGGGTGTGTGCGAACCAGTGATCCACGCGGGCAGGCCATCGTGCGCACGGTGGTCGGGAGCAGGCTCGGCAACGCGGCCAACATGTGGGGGCCGCCGACCGACCCGGCCTGGTCGGCCAACGACCCCTACCTGCACGCGGAAGCCCTGCGCGGCACCGAGGTCTACATCTCCTCCGGCACCGGCATTCCCGGACCCTTCGACACCATCGACGCCCAGGGCGACCCGATGCAGCTCACCTATCAGCTGCTGTTCGGCGCCTCGCTCGAGGCCGTGACCAACCTGTGCACGCACCAGCTGCGGGATCGACTGCAGTCATTGGGGATTCCCGCGACCGTCGACCTGCGGCCCACCGGCACCCACTCGTGGGGGTACTGGGAAGAGGATCTGCACAAGTCGTGGCCGGTGTTCGAGGCAGCGTTGGCGCGGTGA